From Brassica oleracea var. oleracea cultivar TO1000 chromosome C3, BOL, whole genome shotgun sequence, a single genomic window includes:
- the LOC106332631 gene encoding adenylate kinase 1, chloroplastic has translation MARVLRVARSSSLFGFGSRFYSTSAEVSQASPFLHGGGASRVLAKDRNVQWVFLGCPGVGKGTYASRLSTLLGVPHIATGDLVREELASSGPLSRQLSEIVNQGKLVPDEIIVNLLSKRLEAGEAKGESGFILDGFPRTMRQAEILGDVTDIDLVVNLKLPEEVLVDKCLGRRTCNQCGKGFNVAHINLEGENGKPTISMDPLLPPPQCMSKLITRADDTEEVVKARLRIYNETSQPLEEYYRSKGKLMEFDLPGGIPESWPRLLEALRLDDYEEKQSAAA, from the exons ATGGCGAGAGTACTGCGCGTGGCGAGATCCTCCTCCCTCTTTGGCTTCGGAAGCCGATTCTACTCCACCTCGGCCGAAGTTAGCCAAGCTTCGCCGTTTCTTCACGGCGGAGGAGCTAGCAGGGTTCTCGCCAAGGATAGGAACGTGCAGTGGGTGTTTCTAGGGTGTCCCGGCGTAGGAAAAGGCACGTACGCTAGCAGACTGTCGACCCTTCTCGGTGTTCCTCACATCGCCACCGGAGATCTCGTCCGCGAGGAGCTTGCTTCCTCCGGTCCTCTCTCCCGACAG CTATCAGAGATTGTAAACCAAGGAAAGCTTGTGCCTGATGAGATCATAGTAAACCTATTGTCAAAGAGACTTGAGGCTGGTGAAGCCAAAGGTGAATCTGGTTTCATTCTCGATGGCTTTCCTCGAACCATGAGACAAGCT GAAATACTTGGAGACGTAACCGACATCGATCTAGTGGTGAATTTGAAGCTGCCTGAGGAAGTTTTGGTTGACAAGTGCCTTGGGAGGAGAACTTGTAATCAATGTGGCAAAGGTTTCAATGTAGCTCACATCAACTTAGAGGGTGAGAATGGGAAACCTACAATCAGCATGGATCCGCTTCTCCCTCCGCCTCAGTGTATGTCAAAGCTCATCACTCGAGCTGACGATACTGAAGAGGTTGTCAAAGCAAGGCTTCGTATTTACAATGAAACC AGCCAGCCTCTTGAAGAATACTACCGTAGCAAAGGGAAGCTGATGGAGTTTGACTTACCTGGAGGCATCCCTGAGTCATGGCCAAGGCTATTAGAAGCCTTAAGGCTTGATGATTACGAGGAGAAACAATCTGCCGCGGCATAG
- the LOC106332628 gene encoding polyubiquitin-like isoform X1, producing MVSPIIQSKMPLSPKQSIYSIYLNGTLKKEKSKGSLGWILDAVRQMPNFQQMESTLYSRIGVGCGMQIFVKTLSGRTLFTLEVESSDTVDSVKEKIQDKVGIPPDHLSLTFAGELLIASRTLDYYDIHDKSTLMLIRHGAKISFNIQQMKRFDFEFEVSDTVDSVKAKIHAVAGIPPYMQKLFYDDELLNGDRTLAGECVGGEITMHEYLRGDMHISVKFMEERTFTFYNSDHIDNVKAKIRDEVGIPRHQQTLTFEGQLLEGGRTLADYRIRMDSTLDLRDGSMQIYVKTLTGKVFPLSVESSKTIYDVMEKISDVEGIPSSMQRLIFNGRQLHYGRTLGYYNVPKESTLFLVLRFRGGGGGFGTTITIEPLLGKTLILRIESASNPITDIPLPSPALPSGVSSTWLEYLLSFLITIKGYSEKWGLRLSWVLFSRIRR from the exons ATGGTCTCCCCCATAATTCAGTCGAAAATGCCATTATCACCGAAGCAGTCAATCTATAGCATATACCTCAATGGAACGCTCAAGAAAGAAA AATCGAAGGGATCACTTGGGTGGATACTTGATGCGGTCCGTCAAATGCCAAATTTCCAGCAAATG GAATCAACTCTGTACAGCCGGATTGGAGTTGGTTGTGGTATGCAGATCTTTGTCAAAACTCTCTCAGGGAGAACCTTATTCACACTCGAAGTCGAAAGCTCCGACACCGTTGACAGTGTCAAGGAAAAGATACAGGACAAGGTAGGAATTCCTCCAGACCATCTAAGTCTAACCTTTGCCGGTGAGCTGCTCATTGCTAGCCGCACCTTGGATTATTACGACATCCATGATAAATCAACACTGATGTTGATTAGACATGGTGCCAAGATCTCTTTCAATATTCAGCAAATGAAAAGGTTCGACTTCGAGTTTGAAGTCTCCGACACGGTTGATAGTGTCAAGGCAAAGATACATGCCGTTGCAGGCATTCCACCTTACATGCAAAAACTATTCTATGACGATGAACTGCTTAATGGTGACCGTACGTTGGCTGGTGAATGCGTCGGCGGGGAGATAACTATGCACGAGTATCTTAGAGGTGATATGCATATTTCAGTCAAATTTATGGAAGAGAGAACCTTCACCTTCTATAACTCCGACCACATCGACAATGTCAAGGCAAAGATACGTGACGAGGTGGGAATACCTCGTCACCAGCAAACGCTAACCTTTGAAGGTCAATTGCTCGAGGGTGGCCGTACCTTGGCTGATTACCGAATCCGGATGGACTCAACCCTGGACCTTAGAGATGGTAGCATGCAGATCTATGTCAAAACACTGACAGGTAAAGTCTTTCCCCTCTCCGTTGAAAGCTCTAAAACCATTTACGATGTCATGGAAAAGATAAGTGACGTGGAAGGGATTCCTTCTTCCATGCAAAGGTTAATCTTTAATGGTCGACAACTACATTATGGCCGCACCTTAGGTTATTACAACGTCCCCAAGGAATCAACTCTGTTCCTGGTGTTACGGTTCAGAGGTGGTGGTGGTGGTTTTGGTACAACCATCACTATCGAGCCATTGTTGGGAAAAACCCTGATCCTCAGGATTGAATCAGCCAGTAATCCAATTACGGATATTCCACTCCCTTCGCCGGCTCTCCCTAGTGGAGTGTCGTCTACATGGTTGGAATATTTGTTGTCATTTTTGATCACCATTAAAGGATATTCCGAAAAGTGGGGTCTTCGACTCTCATGGGTTTTGTTCAGTCGGATACGGAGGTAG
- the LOC106332628 gene encoding polyubiquitin-like isoform X2 has translation MPNFQQMESTLYSRIGVGCGMQIFVKTLSGRTLFTLEVESSDTVDSVKEKIQDKVGIPPDHLSLTFAGELLIASRTLDYYDIHDKSTLMLIRHGAKISFNIQQMKRFDFEFEVSDTVDSVKAKIHAVAGIPPYMQKLFYDDELLNGDRTLAGECVGGEITMHEYLRGDMHISVKFMEERTFTFYNSDHIDNVKAKIRDEVGIPRHQQTLTFEGQLLEGGRTLADYRIRMDSTLDLRDGSMQIYVKTLTGKVFPLSVESSKTIYDVMEKISDVEGIPSSMQRLIFNGRQLHYGRTLGYYNVPKESTLFLVLRFRGGGGGFGTTITIEPLLGKTLILRIESASNPITDIPLPSPALPSGVSSTWLEYLLSFLITIKGYSEKWGLRLSWVLFSRIRR, from the exons ATGCCAAATTTCCAGCAAATG GAATCAACTCTGTACAGCCGGATTGGAGTTGGTTGTGGTATGCAGATCTTTGTCAAAACTCTCTCAGGGAGAACCTTATTCACACTCGAAGTCGAAAGCTCCGACACCGTTGACAGTGTCAAGGAAAAGATACAGGACAAGGTAGGAATTCCTCCAGACCATCTAAGTCTAACCTTTGCCGGTGAGCTGCTCATTGCTAGCCGCACCTTGGATTATTACGACATCCATGATAAATCAACACTGATGTTGATTAGACATGGTGCCAAGATCTCTTTCAATATTCAGCAAATGAAAAGGTTCGACTTCGAGTTTGAAGTCTCCGACACGGTTGATAGTGTCAAGGCAAAGATACATGCCGTTGCAGGCATTCCACCTTACATGCAAAAACTATTCTATGACGATGAACTGCTTAATGGTGACCGTACGTTGGCTGGTGAATGCGTCGGCGGGGAGATAACTATGCACGAGTATCTTAGAGGTGATATGCATATTTCAGTCAAATTTATGGAAGAGAGAACCTTCACCTTCTATAACTCCGACCACATCGACAATGTCAAGGCAAAGATACGTGACGAGGTGGGAATACCTCGTCACCAGCAAACGCTAACCTTTGAAGGTCAATTGCTCGAGGGTGGCCGTACCTTGGCTGATTACCGAATCCGGATGGACTCAACCCTGGACCTTAGAGATGGTAGCATGCAGATCTATGTCAAAACACTGACAGGTAAAGTCTTTCCCCTCTCCGTTGAAAGCTCTAAAACCATTTACGATGTCATGGAAAAGATAAGTGACGTGGAAGGGATTCCTTCTTCCATGCAAAGGTTAATCTTTAATGGTCGACAACTACATTATGGCCGCACCTTAGGTTATTACAACGTCCCCAAGGAATCAACTCTGTTCCTGGTGTTACGGTTCAGAGGTGGTGGTGGTGGTTTTGGTACAACCATCACTATCGAGCCATTGTTGGGAAAAACCCTGATCCTCAGGATTGAATCAGCCAGTAATCCAATTACGGATATTCCACTCCCTTCGCCGGCTCTCCCTAGTGGAGTGTCGTCTACATGGTTGGAATATTTGTTGTCATTTTTGATCACCATTAAAGGATATTCCGAAAAGTGGGGTCTTCGACTCTCATGGGTTTTGTTCAGTCGGATACGGAGGTAG